The following coding sequences are from one Diprion similis isolate iyDipSimi1 chromosome 9, iyDipSimi1.1, whole genome shotgun sequence window:
- the LOC124410708 gene encoding zinc finger protein 436-like isoform X4, with protein MCTTPGNAGAGFGYPWSFGGPGTDARDNAQSDLTTNISYAVNNNQDQGSSQKIQVDVKPAKLANSAHRRPVFNMNESCQQTPTTHHGHTGGAHNQTHGVHARAKKHHDVFSITCDKGGCNCDASHPTPPPSLFSNPLVFTAGDKHAMSKHFMTPIGPLQLTAEECNEILMKRAAAASNQANANSVATSQTDTTAHLGHVFTHVNTVQIETKVKQQQDMGSQVRVPKERPYSCSECGKSFLLKHHLTTHARVHTGERPHICPHCGKSFAHKHCLHTHLLLHSSERPYQCRECKKSFTLKHHLVTHTRVHTRERPFVCQECGRAFPLKRHLVTHSKFHSGERPFVCEECGESFSQKDHLVMHSRFHGSLHPFVCHDCGATFQRKFELVNHGRLHGRVPHSCTVCGKEFLQKRTLLAHMRLHTGETPFACTVCGEAFPRKADLVAHSKIHNNNTSPDEKPLTCRECGLDFPNREALTLHLRLHSGDRTLVTDLCGLAAAFQQTPGHFLTPNTTGPHQYLQMNGPIGTPGVSHMHGATQTSPPVGSGPKPKPHLCPDCGRGFAQKHGLSQHQRRHTDGSCHIRSHVCDKCGKAFFQKNHLLLHQRQHMDPPPSLLRQQQRQAAQAAAQQAQQQQQQQQQQQQQQQQQQQQQQQQQQQQQQQQQQQQQQQQPCTVDTKAIQLNVTM; from the exons ATGTGCACGACGCCTGGAAATGCAGGTGCCGGATTTGGTTACCCTTGGTCATTTGGTGGGCCAGGTACTGACGCCCGTGACAACGCTCAGAGTGATTTAACCACAAACATTAGCTACGCAGTAAACAATAATCAGGATCAGGGTTCGAgtcaaaaaattcaggtcgaCGTCAAGCCGGCTAAGTTGGCCAACAGTGCCCACCGTCGTCCGGTTTTTAATATGAATGAGAGTTGTCAACAGACTCCGACTACTCATCACGGACACACAGGAGGAGCTCACAATCAAACTCACGGGGTTCACGCTCGTGCCAAGAAGCATCACGATGTCTTCTCGATAACCTGCGACAAAGGAGGTTGTAACTGTGACGCGTCCCACCCTACACCCCCCCCATCCCTATTCTCTAATCCTCTGGTATTTACCGCAGGCGACAAACACGCCATGAGTAAACATTTTATGACCCCGATCGGACCGCTCCAGCTCACCGCTGAGGAGTGCAATGAGATCCTCATGAAGCGCGCCGCAGCAGCGTCCAACCAGGCCAACGCCAACAGTGTGGCGACGAGCCAGACGGACACGACGGCCCACCTTGGGCATGTCTTCACACACGTCAATACAGTGCAGATCGAGACCAAGGTCAAGCAGCAACAGGACATGGGGAGCCAGGTTCGGGTCCCCAAAGAACGGCCCTACTCATGCTCGGAGTGCGGCAAGTCATTCCTACTGAAGCATCATCTTACTACTCACGCCAGAGTTCATACTGGGGAGAGACCCCACATTTGCCCCCACTGCGGCAAGAGCTTTGCTCACAAACACTGTTTACATACTCACCTTTTGCTGCACAGTTCCGAGCGACCTTATCAGTGCCGGGAGTGCAAAAAGTCATTCACCCTGAAGCATCACTTGGTAACTCACACTCGTGTCCACACGAGAGAGCGACCCTTCGTATGCCAGGAGTGCGGTAGGGCATTTCCATTGAAACGCCACCTAGTTACCCACAGTAAATTTCACTCTGGAGAACGACCCTTTGTATGCGAAGAATGTGGCGAGTCATTTTCACAGAAGGACCATCTCGTCATGCATTCACGTTTCCACGGCAGCTTGCATCCATTCGTTTGCCACGACTGTGGTGCCACCTTCCAGAGAAAGTTTGAGCTTGTCAATCATGGGCGGTTGCACGGCAGGGTACCACACTCATGTACCGTTTGCGGCaaagaatttcttcaaaaacgTACTCTACTCGCCCACATGCGCCTGCACACTGGGGAGACTCCCTTTGCCTGCACTGTTTGCGGAGAGGCATTTCCGCGCAAAGCTGATTTGGTCGCTCACTCAAAGATACACAATAACAATACCAGTCCAGACGAGAAGCCCTTGACTTGCAG gGAATGCGGATTGGATTTCCCAAATCGCGAAGCGCTAACTTTGCATTTAAGGCTGCATTCTGGCGACAGGACTCTGGTCACCGACCTGTGTGGGCTCGCAGCAGCTTTCCAGCAAACACCAGGTCACTTCCTAACGCCAAATACAACAGGGCCTCATCAG TATTTGCAGATGAATGGTCCCATCGGAACGCCGGGTGTTAGCCACATGCACGGGGCAACGCAGACATCTCCGCCAGTGGGTTCCGGCCCAAAACCGAAACCACATCTTTGTCCGGATTGTGGGCGCGGTTTTGCCCAGAAGCATGGGCTGTCACAGCATCAGCGCCGTCACACGGACGGTAGTTGCCACATCCGGTCCCACGTTTGCGACAAATGCGGCAAGGCGTTCTTCCAAAAGAACCACTTGTTGCTTCATCAACGTCAACACATGGATCCTCCACCCAGTCTGCTTCGTCAGCAGCAAAGGCAGGCAGCACAGGCTGCAGCGCAGCAGgctcagcagcagcagcaacaacagcagcagcagcag cagcagcagcaacagcagcaacaacaacaacagcagcagcagcaacagcagcagcaacagcagcagcaacaacaacagcaacaacaaccgTGCACCGTCGATACGAAAGCAATACAATTGAACGTCACCATGTGA
- the LOC124410708 gene encoding zinc finger protein 436-like isoform X3, protein MCTTPGNAGAGFGYPWSFGGPGTDARDNAQSDLTTNISYAVNNNQDQGSSQKIQVDVKPAKLANSAHRRPVFNMNESCQQTPTTHHGHTGGAHNQTHGVHARAKKHHDVFSITCDKGGCNCDASHPTPPPSLFSNPLVFTAGDKHAMSKHFMTPIGPLQLTAEECNEILMKRAAAASNQANANSVATSQTDTTAHLGHVFTHVNTVQIETKVKQQQDMGSQVRVPKERPYSCSECGKSFLLKHHLTTHARVHTGERPHICPHCGKSFAHKHCLHTHLLLHSSERPYQCRECKKSFTLKHHLVTHTRVHTRERPFVCQECGRAFPLKRHLVTHSKFHSGERPFVCEECGESFSQKDHLVMHSRFHGSLHPFVCHDCGATFQRKFELVNHGRLHGRVPHSCTVCGKEFLQKRTLLAHMRLHTGETPFACTVCGEAFPRKADLVAHSKIHNNNTSPDEKPLTCRECGLDFPNREALTLHLRLHSGDRTLVTDLCGLAAAFQQTPGHFLTPNTTGPHQYLQMNGPIGTPGVSHMHGATQTSPPVGSGPKPKPHLCPDCGRGFAQKHGLSQHQRRHTDGSCHIRSHVCDKCGKAFFQKNHLLLHQRQHMDPPPSLLRQQQRQAAQAAAQQAQQQQQQQQQQQQQQQQQQQQQQQQQQQQQQQQQQQQQQQQQPCTVDTKAIQLNVTM, encoded by the exons ATGTGCACGACGCCTGGAAATGCAGGTGCCGGATTTGGTTACCCTTGGTCATTTGGTGGGCCAGGTACTGACGCCCGTGACAACGCTCAGAGTGATTTAACCACAAACATTAGCTACGCAGTAAACAATAATCAGGATCAGGGTTCGAgtcaaaaaattcaggtcgaCGTCAAGCCGGCTAAGTTGGCCAACAGTGCCCACCGTCGTCCGGTTTTTAATATGAATGAGAGTTGTCAACAGACTCCGACTACTCATCACGGACACACAGGAGGAGCTCACAATCAAACTCACGGGGTTCACGCTCGTGCCAAGAAGCATCACGATGTCTTCTCGATAACCTGCGACAAAGGAGGTTGTAACTGTGACGCGTCCCACCCTACACCCCCCCCATCCCTATTCTCTAATCCTCTGGTATTTACCGCAGGCGACAAACACGCCATGAGTAAACATTTTATGACCCCGATCGGACCGCTCCAGCTCACCGCTGAGGAGTGCAATGAGATCCTCATGAAGCGCGCCGCAGCAGCGTCCAACCAGGCCAACGCCAACAGTGTGGCGACGAGCCAGACGGACACGACGGCCCACCTTGGGCATGTCTTCACACACGTCAATACAGTGCAGATCGAGACCAAGGTCAAGCAGCAACAGGACATGGGGAGCCAGGTTCGGGTCCCCAAAGAACGGCCCTACTCATGCTCGGAGTGCGGCAAGTCATTCCTACTGAAGCATCATCTTACTACTCACGCCAGAGTTCATACTGGGGAGAGACCCCACATTTGCCCCCACTGCGGCAAGAGCTTTGCTCACAAACACTGTTTACATACTCACCTTTTGCTGCACAGTTCCGAGCGACCTTATCAGTGCCGGGAGTGCAAAAAGTCATTCACCCTGAAGCATCACTTGGTAACTCACACTCGTGTCCACACGAGAGAGCGACCCTTCGTATGCCAGGAGTGCGGTAGGGCATTTCCATTGAAACGCCACCTAGTTACCCACAGTAAATTTCACTCTGGAGAACGACCCTTTGTATGCGAAGAATGTGGCGAGTCATTTTCACAGAAGGACCATCTCGTCATGCATTCACGTTTCCACGGCAGCTTGCATCCATTCGTTTGCCACGACTGTGGTGCCACCTTCCAGAGAAAGTTTGAGCTTGTCAATCATGGGCGGTTGCACGGCAGGGTACCACACTCATGTACCGTTTGCGGCaaagaatttcttcaaaaacgTACTCTACTCGCCCACATGCGCCTGCACACTGGGGAGACTCCCTTTGCCTGCACTGTTTGCGGAGAGGCATTTCCGCGCAAAGCTGATTTGGTCGCTCACTCAAAGATACACAATAACAATACCAGTCCAGACGAGAAGCCCTTGACTTGCAG gGAATGCGGATTGGATTTCCCAAATCGCGAAGCGCTAACTTTGCATTTAAGGCTGCATTCTGGCGACAGGACTCTGGTCACCGACCTGTGTGGGCTCGCAGCAGCTTTCCAGCAAACACCAGGTCACTTCCTAACGCCAAATACAACAGGGCCTCATCAG TATTTGCAGATGAATGGTCCCATCGGAACGCCGGGTGTTAGCCACATGCACGGGGCAACGCAGACATCTCCGCCAGTGGGTTCCGGCCCAAAACCGAAACCACATCTTTGTCCGGATTGTGGGCGCGGTTTTGCCCAGAAGCATGGGCTGTCACAGCATCAGCGCCGTCACACGGACGGTAGTTGCCACATCCGGTCCCACGTTTGCGACAAATGCGGCAAGGCGTTCTTCCAAAAGAACCACTTGTTGCTTCATCAACGTCAACACATGGATCCTCCACCCAGTCTGCTTCGTCAGCAGCAAAGGCAGGCAGCACAGGCTGCAGCGCAGCAGgctcagcagcagcagcaacaacagcagcagcagcag cagcagcagcagcaacagcagcaacaacaacaacagcagcagcagcaacagcagcagcaacagcagcagcaacaacaacagcaacaacaaccgTGCACCGTCGATACGAAAGCAATACAATTGAACGTCACCATGTGA
- the LOC124410708 gene encoding zinc finger protein 250-like isoform X1, which produces MCTTPGNAGAGFGYPWSFGGPGTDARDNAQSDLTTNISYAVNNNQDQGSSQKIQVDVKPAKLANSAHRRPVFNMNESCQQTPTTHHGHTGGAHNQTHGVHARAKKHHDVFSITCDKGGCNCDASHPTPPPSLFSNPLVFTAGDKHAMSKHFMTPIGPLQLTAEECNEILMKRAAAASNQANANSVATSQTDTTAHLGHVFTHVNTVQIETKVKQQQDMGSQVRVPKERPYSCSECGKSFLLKHHLTTHARVHTGERPHICPHCGKSFAHKHCLHTHLLLHSSERPYQCRECKKSFTLKHHLVTHTRVHTRERPFVCQECGRAFPLKRHLVTHSKFHSGERPFVCEECGESFSQKDHLVMHSRFHGSLHPFVCHDCGATFQRKFELVNHGRLHGRVPHSCTVCGKEFLQKRTLLAHMRLHTGETPFACTVCGEAFPRKADLVAHSKIHNNNTSPDEKPLTCRECGLDFPNREALTLHLRLHSGDRTLVTDLCGLAAAFQQTPGHFLTPNTTGPHQYLQMNGPIGTPGVSHMHGATQTSPPVGSGPKPKPHLCPDCGRGFAQKHGLSQHQRRHTDGSCHIRSHVCDKCGKAFFQKNHLLLHQRQHMDPPPSLLRQQQRQAAQAAAQQAQQQQQQQQQQQVQQQQQQQACTVDTKAIQLQAIQQQVQVQQQQQQQQQQQQQQQQQQQQQQQQQQQQQQQQQQPCTVDTKAIQLNVTM; this is translated from the exons ATGTGCACGACGCCTGGAAATGCAGGTGCCGGATTTGGTTACCCTTGGTCATTTGGTGGGCCAGGTACTGACGCCCGTGACAACGCTCAGAGTGATTTAACCACAAACATTAGCTACGCAGTAAACAATAATCAGGATCAGGGTTCGAgtcaaaaaattcaggtcgaCGTCAAGCCGGCTAAGTTGGCCAACAGTGCCCACCGTCGTCCGGTTTTTAATATGAATGAGAGTTGTCAACAGACTCCGACTACTCATCACGGACACACAGGAGGAGCTCACAATCAAACTCACGGGGTTCACGCTCGTGCCAAGAAGCATCACGATGTCTTCTCGATAACCTGCGACAAAGGAGGTTGTAACTGTGACGCGTCCCACCCTACACCCCCCCCATCCCTATTCTCTAATCCTCTGGTATTTACCGCAGGCGACAAACACGCCATGAGTAAACATTTTATGACCCCGATCGGACCGCTCCAGCTCACCGCTGAGGAGTGCAATGAGATCCTCATGAAGCGCGCCGCAGCAGCGTCCAACCAGGCCAACGCCAACAGTGTGGCGACGAGCCAGACGGACACGACGGCCCACCTTGGGCATGTCTTCACACACGTCAATACAGTGCAGATCGAGACCAAGGTCAAGCAGCAACAGGACATGGGGAGCCAGGTTCGGGTCCCCAAAGAACGGCCCTACTCATGCTCGGAGTGCGGCAAGTCATTCCTACTGAAGCATCATCTTACTACTCACGCCAGAGTTCATACTGGGGAGAGACCCCACATTTGCCCCCACTGCGGCAAGAGCTTTGCTCACAAACACTGTTTACATACTCACCTTTTGCTGCACAGTTCCGAGCGACCTTATCAGTGCCGGGAGTGCAAAAAGTCATTCACCCTGAAGCATCACTTGGTAACTCACACTCGTGTCCACACGAGAGAGCGACCCTTCGTATGCCAGGAGTGCGGTAGGGCATTTCCATTGAAACGCCACCTAGTTACCCACAGTAAATTTCACTCTGGAGAACGACCCTTTGTATGCGAAGAATGTGGCGAGTCATTTTCACAGAAGGACCATCTCGTCATGCATTCACGTTTCCACGGCAGCTTGCATCCATTCGTTTGCCACGACTGTGGTGCCACCTTCCAGAGAAAGTTTGAGCTTGTCAATCATGGGCGGTTGCACGGCAGGGTACCACACTCATGTACCGTTTGCGGCaaagaatttcttcaaaaacgTACTCTACTCGCCCACATGCGCCTGCACACTGGGGAGACTCCCTTTGCCTGCACTGTTTGCGGAGAGGCATTTCCGCGCAAAGCTGATTTGGTCGCTCACTCAAAGATACACAATAACAATACCAGTCCAGACGAGAAGCCCTTGACTTGCAG gGAATGCGGATTGGATTTCCCAAATCGCGAAGCGCTAACTTTGCATTTAAGGCTGCATTCTGGCGACAGGACTCTGGTCACCGACCTGTGTGGGCTCGCAGCAGCTTTCCAGCAAACACCAGGTCACTTCCTAACGCCAAATACAACAGGGCCTCATCAG TATTTGCAGATGAATGGTCCCATCGGAACGCCGGGTGTTAGCCACATGCACGGGGCAACGCAGACATCTCCGCCAGTGGGTTCCGGCCCAAAACCGAAACCACATCTTTGTCCGGATTGTGGGCGCGGTTTTGCCCAGAAGCATGGGCTGTCACAGCATCAGCGCCGTCACACGGACGGTAGTTGCCACATCCGGTCCCACGTTTGCGACAAATGCGGCAAGGCGTTCTTCCAAAAGAACCACTTGTTGCTTCATCAACGTCAACACATGGATCCTCCACCCAGTCTGCTTCGTCAGCAGCAAAGGCAGGCAGCACAGGCTGCAGCGCAGCAGgctcagcagcagcagcaacaacagcagcagcagcaggtccagcagcaacagcagcagcaagctTGCACTGTGGACACGAAAGCAATACAGCTGCAAGCAATACAACAGCAAGTTCAGGtccagcaacaacagcagcagcagcagcaacagcagcaacaacaacaacagcagcagcagcaacagcagcagcaacagcagcagcaacaacaacagcaacaacaaccgTGCACCGTCGATACGAAAGCAATACAATTGAACGTCACCATGTGA
- the LOC124410708 gene encoding zinc finger protein 436-like isoform X5 produces MCTTPGNAGAGFGYPWSFGGPGTDARDNAQSDLTTNISYAVNNNQDQGSSQKIQVDVKPAKLANSAHRRPVFNMNESCQQTPTTHHGHTGGAHNQTHGVHARAKKHHDVFSITCDKGGCNCDASHPTPPPSLFSNPLVFTAGDKHAMSKHFMTPIGPLQLTAEECNEILMKRAAAASNQANANSVATSQTDTTAHLGHVFTHVNTVQIETKVKQQQDMGSQVRVPKERPYSCSECGKSFLLKHHLTTHARVHTGERPHICPHCGKSFAHKHCLHTHLLLHSSERPYQCRECKKSFTLKHHLVTHTRVHTRERPFVCQECGRAFPLKRHLVTHSKFHSGERPFVCEECGESFSQKDHLVMHSRFHGSLHPFVCHDCGATFQRKFELVNHGRLHGRVPHSCTVCGKEFLQKRTLLAHMRLHTGETPFACTVCGEAFPRKADLVAHSKIHNNNTSPDEKPLTCRECGLDFPNREALTLHLRLHSGDRTLVTDLCGLAAAFQQTPGHFLTPNTTGPHQYLQMNGPIGTPGVSHMHGATQTSPPVGSGPKPKPHLCPDCGRGFAQKHGLSQHQRRHTDGSCHIRSHVCDKCGKAFFQKNHLLLHQRQHMDPPPSLLRQQQRQAAQAAAQQAQQQQQQQQQQQQQQQQQQQQQQQQQQQQQQQQQQQQQQQPCTVDTKAIQLNVTM; encoded by the exons ATGTGCACGACGCCTGGAAATGCAGGTGCCGGATTTGGTTACCCTTGGTCATTTGGTGGGCCAGGTACTGACGCCCGTGACAACGCTCAGAGTGATTTAACCACAAACATTAGCTACGCAGTAAACAATAATCAGGATCAGGGTTCGAgtcaaaaaattcaggtcgaCGTCAAGCCGGCTAAGTTGGCCAACAGTGCCCACCGTCGTCCGGTTTTTAATATGAATGAGAGTTGTCAACAGACTCCGACTACTCATCACGGACACACAGGAGGAGCTCACAATCAAACTCACGGGGTTCACGCTCGTGCCAAGAAGCATCACGATGTCTTCTCGATAACCTGCGACAAAGGAGGTTGTAACTGTGACGCGTCCCACCCTACACCCCCCCCATCCCTATTCTCTAATCCTCTGGTATTTACCGCAGGCGACAAACACGCCATGAGTAAACATTTTATGACCCCGATCGGACCGCTCCAGCTCACCGCTGAGGAGTGCAATGAGATCCTCATGAAGCGCGCCGCAGCAGCGTCCAACCAGGCCAACGCCAACAGTGTGGCGACGAGCCAGACGGACACGACGGCCCACCTTGGGCATGTCTTCACACACGTCAATACAGTGCAGATCGAGACCAAGGTCAAGCAGCAACAGGACATGGGGAGCCAGGTTCGGGTCCCCAAAGAACGGCCCTACTCATGCTCGGAGTGCGGCAAGTCATTCCTACTGAAGCATCATCTTACTACTCACGCCAGAGTTCATACTGGGGAGAGACCCCACATTTGCCCCCACTGCGGCAAGAGCTTTGCTCACAAACACTGTTTACATACTCACCTTTTGCTGCACAGTTCCGAGCGACCTTATCAGTGCCGGGAGTGCAAAAAGTCATTCACCCTGAAGCATCACTTGGTAACTCACACTCGTGTCCACACGAGAGAGCGACCCTTCGTATGCCAGGAGTGCGGTAGGGCATTTCCATTGAAACGCCACCTAGTTACCCACAGTAAATTTCACTCTGGAGAACGACCCTTTGTATGCGAAGAATGTGGCGAGTCATTTTCACAGAAGGACCATCTCGTCATGCATTCACGTTTCCACGGCAGCTTGCATCCATTCGTTTGCCACGACTGTGGTGCCACCTTCCAGAGAAAGTTTGAGCTTGTCAATCATGGGCGGTTGCACGGCAGGGTACCACACTCATGTACCGTTTGCGGCaaagaatttcttcaaaaacgTACTCTACTCGCCCACATGCGCCTGCACACTGGGGAGACTCCCTTTGCCTGCACTGTTTGCGGAGAGGCATTTCCGCGCAAAGCTGATTTGGTCGCTCACTCAAAGATACACAATAACAATACCAGTCCAGACGAGAAGCCCTTGACTTGCAG gGAATGCGGATTGGATTTCCCAAATCGCGAAGCGCTAACTTTGCATTTAAGGCTGCATTCTGGCGACAGGACTCTGGTCACCGACCTGTGTGGGCTCGCAGCAGCTTTCCAGCAAACACCAGGTCACTTCCTAACGCCAAATACAACAGGGCCTCATCAG TATTTGCAGATGAATGGTCCCATCGGAACGCCGGGTGTTAGCCACATGCACGGGGCAACGCAGACATCTCCGCCAGTGGGTTCCGGCCCAAAACCGAAACCACATCTTTGTCCGGATTGTGGGCGCGGTTTTGCCCAGAAGCATGGGCTGTCACAGCATCAGCGCCGTCACACGGACGGTAGTTGCCACATCCGGTCCCACGTTTGCGACAAATGCGGCAAGGCGTTCTTCCAAAAGAACCACTTGTTGCTTCATCAACGTCAACACATGGATCCTCCACCCAGTCTGCTTCGTCAGCAGCAAAGGCAGGCAGCACAGGCTGCAGCGCAGCAGgctcagcagcagcagcaacaacagcagcagcagcag cagcagcaacagcagcaacaacaacaacagcagcagcagcaacagcagcagcaacagcagcagcaacaacaacagcaacaacaaccgTGCACCGTCGATACGAAAGCAATACAATTGAACGTCACCATGTGA
- the LOC124410708 gene encoding zinc finger protein 436-like isoform X6 has product MCTTPGNAGAGFGYPWSFGGPGTDARDNAQSDLTTNISYAVNNNQDQGSSQKIQVDVKPAKLANSAHRRPVFNMNESCQQTPTTHHGHTGGAHNQTHGVHARAKKHHDVFSITCDKGGCNCDASHPTPPPSLFSNPLVFTAGDKHAMSKHFMTPIGPLQLTAEECNEILMKRAAAASNQANANSVATSQTDTTAHLGHVFTHVNTVQIETKVKQQQDMGSQVRVPKERPYSCSECGKSFLLKHHLTTHARVHTGERPHICPHCGKSFAHKHCLHTHLLLHSSERPYQCRECKKSFTLKHHLVTHTRVHTRERPFVCQECGRAFPLKRHLVTHSKFHSGERPFVCEECGESFSQKDHLVMHSRFHGSLHPFVCHDCGATFQRKFELVNHGRLHGRVPHSCTVCGKEFLQKRTLLAHMRLHTGETPFACTVCGEAFPRKADLVAHSKIHNNNTSPDEKPLTCRECGLDFPNREALTLHLRLHSGDRTLVTDLCGLAAAFQQTPGHFLTPNTTGPHQYLQMNGPIGTPGVSHMHGATQTSPPVGSGPKPKPHLCPDCGRGFAQKHGLSQHQRRHTDGSCHIRSHVCDKCGKAFFQKNHLLLHQRQHMDPPPSLLRQQQRQAAQAAAQQAQQQQQQQQQQQQQQQQQQQQQQQQPCTVDTKAIQLNVTM; this is encoded by the exons ATGTGCACGACGCCTGGAAATGCAGGTGCCGGATTTGGTTACCCTTGGTCATTTGGTGGGCCAGGTACTGACGCCCGTGACAACGCTCAGAGTGATTTAACCACAAACATTAGCTACGCAGTAAACAATAATCAGGATCAGGGTTCGAgtcaaaaaattcaggtcgaCGTCAAGCCGGCTAAGTTGGCCAACAGTGCCCACCGTCGTCCGGTTTTTAATATGAATGAGAGTTGTCAACAGACTCCGACTACTCATCACGGACACACAGGAGGAGCTCACAATCAAACTCACGGGGTTCACGCTCGTGCCAAGAAGCATCACGATGTCTTCTCGATAACCTGCGACAAAGGAGGTTGTAACTGTGACGCGTCCCACCCTACACCCCCCCCATCCCTATTCTCTAATCCTCTGGTATTTACCGCAGGCGACAAACACGCCATGAGTAAACATTTTATGACCCCGATCGGACCGCTCCAGCTCACCGCTGAGGAGTGCAATGAGATCCTCATGAAGCGCGCCGCAGCAGCGTCCAACCAGGCCAACGCCAACAGTGTGGCGACGAGCCAGACGGACACGACGGCCCACCTTGGGCATGTCTTCACACACGTCAATACAGTGCAGATCGAGACCAAGGTCAAGCAGCAACAGGACATGGGGAGCCAGGTTCGGGTCCCCAAAGAACGGCCCTACTCATGCTCGGAGTGCGGCAAGTCATTCCTACTGAAGCATCATCTTACTACTCACGCCAGAGTTCATACTGGGGAGAGACCCCACATTTGCCCCCACTGCGGCAAGAGCTTTGCTCACAAACACTGTTTACATACTCACCTTTTGCTGCACAGTTCCGAGCGACCTTATCAGTGCCGGGAGTGCAAAAAGTCATTCACCCTGAAGCATCACTTGGTAACTCACACTCGTGTCCACACGAGAGAGCGACCCTTCGTATGCCAGGAGTGCGGTAGGGCATTTCCATTGAAACGCCACCTAGTTACCCACAGTAAATTTCACTCTGGAGAACGACCCTTTGTATGCGAAGAATGTGGCGAGTCATTTTCACAGAAGGACCATCTCGTCATGCATTCACGTTTCCACGGCAGCTTGCATCCATTCGTTTGCCACGACTGTGGTGCCACCTTCCAGAGAAAGTTTGAGCTTGTCAATCATGGGCGGTTGCACGGCAGGGTACCACACTCATGTACCGTTTGCGGCaaagaatttcttcaaaaacgTACTCTACTCGCCCACATGCGCCTGCACACTGGGGAGACTCCCTTTGCCTGCACTGTTTGCGGAGAGGCATTTCCGCGCAAAGCTGATTTGGTCGCTCACTCAAAGATACACAATAACAATACCAGTCCAGACGAGAAGCCCTTGACTTGCAG gGAATGCGGATTGGATTTCCCAAATCGCGAAGCGCTAACTTTGCATTTAAGGCTGCATTCTGGCGACAGGACTCTGGTCACCGACCTGTGTGGGCTCGCAGCAGCTTTCCAGCAAACACCAGGTCACTTCCTAACGCCAAATACAACAGGGCCTCATCAG TATTTGCAGATGAATGGTCCCATCGGAACGCCGGGTGTTAGCCACATGCACGGGGCAACGCAGACATCTCCGCCAGTGGGTTCCGGCCCAAAACCGAAACCACATCTTTGTCCGGATTGTGGGCGCGGTTTTGCCCAGAAGCATGGGCTGTCACAGCATCAGCGCCGTCACACGGACGGTAGTTGCCACATCCGGTCCCACGTTTGCGACAAATGCGGCAAGGCGTTCTTCCAAAAGAACCACTTGTTGCTTCATCAACGTCAACACATGGATCCTCCACCCAGTCTGCTTCGTCAGCAGCAAAGGCAGGCAGCACAGGCTGCAGCGCAGCAGgctcagcagcagcagcaacaacagcagcagcagcag cagcagcaacagcagcagcaacaacaacagcaacaacaaccgTGCACCGTCGATACGAAAGCAATACAATTGAACGTCACCATGTGA